The Lacrimispora xylanolytica genome has a segment encoding these proteins:
- a CDS encoding TIGR01212 family radical SAM protein (This family includes YhcC from E. coli K-12, an uncharacterized radical SAM protein.) yields MLWNEKPYHSLDYEMKKQYGQKIYKLALDGGMTCPNRDGTLGNNGCIFCSGGGSGEFAESRCAHISVSEQIEAAKETVIRKMKPEEGRFIAYFQSYTNTYAPVSYLRKLFTEAISHPDVGILSIATRPDCLSEDVILLLKELNKQKPVWVELGLQTIHEATAQYIRRGYSLPVFFDAYARLKEAGLTVITHVILGLPGEDKEMIFDTIRYLSRLGDHGTDGIKLQLLHILKDTDLALEYEKGLIPVYTLEEYADLVIDCIALLPKEVVIHRISGDGPKALLLAPLWSGNKRMVLNTLAKRFKERGICQGDRYLG; encoded by the coding sequence ATGCTTTGGAACGAAAAACCTTATCATTCTCTTGACTACGAAATGAAAAAACAATATGGGCAAAAGATTTATAAGCTGGCCCTGGACGGAGGAATGACCTGTCCCAACCGGGATGGCACCTTGGGGAATAATGGCTGTATCTTTTGCAGCGGCGGAGGCTCAGGGGAATTTGCAGAATCCAGGTGTGCCCATATCTCTGTTTCAGAACAGATTGAAGCTGCCAAAGAAACGGTCATCCGGAAGATGAAACCAGAGGAAGGCCGTTTCATCGCATATTTTCAATCCTATACCAATACTTACGCCCCTGTTTCCTATTTAAGAAAGCTGTTTACAGAGGCCATATCCCATCCGGATGTAGGGATTCTTTCCATTGCTACCCGGCCTGATTGCCTTTCAGAAGACGTAATTTTATTACTAAAAGAGCTCAATAAGCAAAAACCGGTGTGGGTAGAACTCGGATTACAGACCATACATGAGGCCACCGCTCAGTATATCAGGCGGGGCTATTCCCTTCCTGTCTTTTTTGATGCTTACGCACGGCTTAAAGAAGCCGGGTTAACTGTAATTACCCATGTAATTTTAGGGCTGCCAGGCGAAGATAAGGAGATGATTTTTGATACCATCCGCTATCTATCCCGTTTGGGAGACCATGGAACTGATGGCATTAAGCTGCAGCTTCTCCATATTTTAAAAGACACAGACCTGGCCCTGGAATACGAAAAAGGCTTGATTCCCGTCTACACCTTGGAAGAGTATGCAGATTTGGTGATCGACTGCATCGCCCTTCTTCCAAAGGAAGTGGTCATCCACCGAATCAGCGGTGACGGTCCAAAAGCCCTTCTTTTGGCCCCTCTCTGGAGCGGAAACAAGCGCATGGTACTAAATACTCTGGCAAAACGCTTTAAAGAACGAGGTATCTGCCAGGGAGACAGATACCTCGGATAA